A single region of the Salmo salar chromosome ssa16, Ssal_v3.1, whole genome shotgun sequence genome encodes:
- the LOC106591671 gene encoding claudin-11, translated as MANSCLQLSGFVMSCIGWVGILIATATNDWVVTCKYGMNTCKKMDELGAKGLWAECVISTALYHCISLTQILDLPAYIQTSRALMITGSLLGLPAVGMVLTATPCISLGDEPQSAKNKRSLLGGVLILLVALCGGVSTVWFPIGAHQDQGLMSFGFSLYAGWVGTAFCLLGGAMITCCSTEPSQHYNHHDRFYYSKGQGPGNPVPPSTNHAKSAHV; from the exons ATGGCGAACAGCTGTCTCCAGCTCAGCGGTTTTGTGATGAGTTGTATCGGCTGGGTCGGGATCCTTATCGCCACGGCCACCAACGACTGGGTAGTGACGTGTAAATACGGCATGAACACCTGCAAGAAGATGGACGAGTTAGGAGCCAAGGGGCTGTGGGCTGAATGTGTCATATCAACCGCCCTCTATCACTGTATATCATTGACACAGATATTGGACCTACCGG cATACATCCAGACGTCGAGGGCTTTGATGATAACTGGATCCCTCCTGGGGCTGCCTGCAGTGGGGATGGTCCTAACAGCCACGCCTTGCATCTCTCTGGGGGACGAGCCTCAGTCAGCCAAGAACAAACGATCCCTACTTGGGGGAGTTCTCATACTGCTAGTGG CTCTGTGTGGGGGGGTGTCGACAGTATGGTTTCCTATAGGAGCCCACCAGGACCAGGGACTCATGTCGTTTGGGTTCAGCCTGTATGCTGGCTGGGTGGGCACGGCCTTCTGTCTCCTGGGAGGGGCCATGATCACCTGCTGTTCTACTGAACCGTCCCAACACTACAATCACCATGACAGGTTCTACTACTCCAAAGGACAGGGGCCTGGCAACCCTGTTCCACCCTCCACTAACCACGCCAAGAGCGCCCATGTTTAG